Below is a genomic region from Onychostoma macrolepis isolate SWU-2019 chromosome 15, ASM1243209v1, whole genome shotgun sequence.
TCTGACTGACACACAAAGTGAAAACAATTAGTGTCTAATATAGCATCCGCCACGCATCGGTGTCCCACGAGTCAACACCTTGGTTTCATTCATGCCACCATCCTGACAGTTCAAAaccctaaaaccaaaatgcctGGGATAATATACAATAAACGTCGTCTTGcagaaataataattgtattgcaTCAGAAACCTAGTGCCTCTGAACCTTTGATGTGCCCTCACGTTAGCGTGTATGGATGAAACTTCAATGCAGAAGCATCATTAGAGATGTCCTCCAGTGCTACAGTGCCCTCTGCTGTTCACTGTGCAACACCTGCAGGGGACTGCCAAATATAGTAACCAGTGTCGgagttattaatattaatgaataataaaaaattcattaaaacgGAACAATAACAGGACTATATGTTGGTAATATAACTTCCTGATTTGAAGATTCAGATTAAAATGCTTTAGGCAGGTGCTTGGTATAACGACAAGACTGCCCAATAAACCTTAGAACAACAGTAGTCTAGCCAATAAAAGAAAGCAATATGTCTTCATATGCTTATGATTCTACAATTATTTGCCAGGCTTTTGtcaaagaaacaaaacataataGTCTGCGCACTGATAAGGCATTAGGCGCAACAAGGGTACATGTCatgattttgaataaataactttaatgagaGTAAAGCAAAgtaaacacataaaaaaaatgcacaaaaccaACTAAAATAGAGAACAGTATGcttgttaaaaactaaaacagcAGATGATCAGAACAGCATATATTCCATATGTAACCATGTAATGATTACTGCCGCTCAAATGAACGTTTTAGATGAAAGCTCACCCACATCTTTGACTCAGTGAAcatgatgaaataaaatgaaaaatcatcATGTCTAAAGTGCCCATTGTTACATAAAACAGACCAACTATAAAGtgcatgatttaaaaatgcagaGGGAAAAACTTCTCAGAGGGAGGGGGGAAGATTATGACCTTTCATAGCTATTCAGACCATATACGCTGATGTCATTGACATATATAACGGTTTGATTCCAGTCATGGTAATACATCCAAAAAATGTATACACTTCACCCGAAAACACAAGGCAGTGGCTCCTATATATTGCACCTATGATAAATTTTAAAAGCctttgttaatttattatttagtatttttgcaACCTCTGACCTCTAGTAACAAAATGACACAACTAACACAACACACTTTAACGAATCAATCAGAGTAGCCATAATAACCAAATACCATATTCTGTGAGTGAATTTCCAAATTTATGCAGTGTCTGCTTAAGTCGTTTGAACTGTAATATATAGAGTGTGCAGTGCATTCAGTGAAAGACACCCTTCAGTGAACAATTAAAgcatctttttaaatattattttatctgATTAACAATAGAAAACCACTGCCCTGCAGAGGTcatatatttctgtttaatttattttaggtatttatttatttatttattaaaaatctgTCACTCGGCATAAATCTGCATCTCGGGTCTGAGCTCTGTCTGATGAAAACCTTTGTGGCCCACAGCTGTGGAATACAGTCTGTTGTTATGAAGTGGCATGCAGCCGTAGTTTGGGAAAACACCCGAACTAGCTCGGCTGGCCTTAGGGACTTTCGGATGCATGGATACATAGCTTTCGGAATAGTCTGAGCGAGATGGCACATACATACTACGAGTTCTTGTCCTGCTTTGGGAGGAGAACGACAGTCTGTGATCCCGCTCCAGAGTCATTTTCGTTTGACCAGATGGATGGCGTGTTTTGACACTCTGCGATCTCTTAGACCTTTGAGGGTCCCTGCTTATTGCATGAATGTAATGGTAGTCTTCTTTAGAGTTGCTGAGAGTCTTATACATCAGCCTGTCTTGGTTGCGGTTTGCAGCACTGAAACTATCGCTGGACCCGGAGTGTTTGAAGTCAGGGCAGCTATATTCCTTATGTAGGGTCAGGTTGCGTGGCAGTGCTGCGGACTCGAGCCTGTGTTGAGGATAGTTGTGCATGGATCGACTCTGCTTCATTATAAAAGCCGATTTGGCTCCCTGCCCACCACCATGCCTGTCTGACTTTGAGGGTACAGGCATATCAGGCTCAGAAAGTGGGTGCTCTGGGGAGTAATGTGACACCATGGTCACCCTGTACTTCCCATCAGCCCCTTCAgttgaaatcagcatctccttTCCAGAGTTTGACCTGCTCCTAGTGTGCATCGTTTCTTGGCACTGGTGGTCGCCTCTTACAAGATGGGGCTGGGACACAACTGGACCCAACAGCCTTTCTTTGGCTGCGTTTTCCTGCCTAATGGACTGAATGAAATGTCGATCAGATAAACCAGAATTAAAAGCCTCGTAGAGAGAAGGGTTCTTCATTCTTGGCTGGAGACCGGCATCTCTGGTCATGAAATCGGACTCGTTGTTCACCGGGAGGTTGCGTAGAGGCTTGTGGTAGTTCTCAGTACTACCCATCACCTTTGATGAGCGAGAAGGCAGTTTGCTGAGCGTGTAAGAGAGAGTGTATCCATGACTGTTCTCTCTGTATTGATTGTATCGAGCCTCTGAATAGGGGCTGTACCTGTACCGAACCTTCCCATCTTCAAAGTAAGGTCGCACTTGCTGGATGTCCGTTGGCGGTGGTTTTTGGTAAGGCTTGCTCTGACTGCCTTGACGCTGGAGGAAGAAAAACTTGTCCTCTGGTGGAGTATGCACTGAACGCACCCTGCGAATAGTGGGGTAGACGGAGGCTCCATCCAATGGCGGATACCTTGGTCCTCCATGTTTATAGAGGCCAACTGAGGAGTAGTCTTCCCGTTGACCCTTATATTTAATAGACTGGTGCAGGGATCGTGGCGCAAAGGTATTGCAGTAGTTTCTTGAGAGAACTCTGGGATGGGGACGCCCATCGTCAGGCTGATAATAATGGGTGCTTTGCCCAACTGGACTTGACCACTGTTGGGAATAATCGGACCTTTGGTCTCTGGGTTTGTACTGATACACCACACTCGCTGGAGTACTTGAAGCTTGTGGAAGAACTTCGTGCACAGAGGCAGGCATGGACGTTTCCGCCAATATGGCTCGAAAGTTGGCAGCATTAGCAGCCTGCTTGTTATGCAGCGCTTCAATGGCTGAATGACTATCCAAGGAAGAGAATCTCTCTGAAGGAGTTGGCTGTAAACTTCCACGTACCTCCATCTCTGCATCAAAGCTTGATCCACCTCCATCTGTACCAACTCCAACATGGCGGATGTTATCTCTCATCGTTGTGTGGCTCTCCGAAGCCCGCTGAATCTCTGGATCTCTGCGAGGAGAGAAATCCTGAGAGGGCACATGGGTGCGCTGGCCACCAGCTGGTGCATCACAGCCATCAGAGAAGCTGAGTCCGCTCTCACTGCCATGGCAGGCACAGGTGCTGCGTAGGCTGCCTGCATCGGTGTGGCTCTCAGTAGACATGGTGCTTGACGGATCTGGGAAGATCCTGCTAGACACATAGCGTACCTCTCTATCAGAGGACGTCTGTAGAGGAGGAGGAAATTGAAGTGTGAAGAGTGGGTTCTGATGATGAACTGGAGAAATAGGTGTGGGAGGTTCAGAGCTCCCACGTTTGCTGAGTCGAGTGGCCTGTTGGGCAGATTCAGCTAGCGCTAGAGCTAGCATACGAGCAGCACTCTTTACCGCAGGCTGGGGAGTTATGAGAGACACAGACCTCACCAACCCAGGCGTGCATTCAAATGTCACCGCACCTagatgaagaaaaacaaaccaaaatacttttaaacagAGGACCACAGAGctaaaatacttaaaaacttaaaagcatGGTTAAAATGCTAGCTTGGTTAACTTTCTGGCTTTTTCTTACAAATGTCCTCTGCTAAATACCCTATTCCAACATATTCCTTCAGGTAAAATACTAGCTTAGCTAACATTGTTAGTTTTATCTCATTAGCATTAGTCGCTGTCTCTATCACAGCATATTCCTTTAGGGAAAATGCTAGCTCTGCTAACATTAGCTGCGTTTCCATACCCTTCAAATTGCGCAAACTGAAATTGCGAATTGAAAATATGCCTAATGGAAACAACAATTTTGCAAAAACTCCCATATATCACAAAAAAGTTTTTGCGGTCACATGAGGTGGTTTTTCAGGCAATTCGAAAAAGGAATATATCGCAAACCTGGCGTAGGTAAAAGTCACAGGATCATTCTTTAATGTACTATAACCTGCAAGAAACACCTCATATGTGGCTGCTCTCAAGTATAAAGGACTTTCCTTGCCATTAATGGATAACCCCTTATTTACATTACACACGTCTGTGGTGCATTACGGCACCGACACAGCCACTCTACCAGCTGCGCCACGGCACGTTTCAGTGGCTGAAAGATACGTAAACCTACCAACATCTGTCACCATGACTTATCGCGAGagcaaaaaaaattgcaatattgtaatagattacagatttgtgcaaaacttttgcgatattttaatggaaatatATTGTTAGAAATGTTTGCAAGAGAAAACATTCTAACAAGGGTATTCATACCCTTAAGCTGGTTCTGGGGGGGaagttttgattttgttttgttaaactAATATAACAAATAGTAAAACATTGTGAAAAATATATGGgctgtaaaaatatttgaagctcttaaacatttattatctttTGTAATTAACAGCTTAACACAttcagttaatgttttaaagagaGTAAACAAAATAATGAGTGTAAGTGTTGAGTTTGGCATTTTTTGTGGGTGACGCTTTTAGTGGAACATATGTtcctttatataaatatattcataatttcATTACATGCATGAATACAAGAATGGTGCTGACCTGAGTCTGCTCTTCTGTGCTCCTTGACATCTGTGGATCTACTTTCTGCTTTGCAAAAGCTTGCAGAACGCTGATGGCCTTCACCACCTTTTGTGGACACACTCGGCTTTTTCACGAGGGACATAATGTCAGAAGGGCAGGACACAGTACTATTCTTTGCCACTGAGCTCTTTGCAGTGCTCTCATGGCCAGTCTTAGATGTGCCCAGTTCCAGATTATTTGAGGTGACTGGCACTTCAGAGGGTTTGTGATTTGCATCTTCAGAGCGCAGTGGGATAAGATCAGGTGGCTGGGACGGACTTGTGACTTTGTCTGAAGTCTCTGACTCTGTATGGCTGCTTCTGGCCTTCTTGCGACTGCCTCTTTTCTTAGTTTCAGGTACAGTGGGACCAACCAGCTGTGTGGACTGAAAGGCCAAAGGATCTATGTCTAAGGAGGCTATGCCTATAAACTCAGCATCTGCTGTAGGGTGGGGTGGAGATATAAGAACTGGCACACAAGAGGAAGAGGAAACAGTGTCCTTCTTGTTGTCTTTGAGACTGGAGCGAGAGTCTCCAGTCAATCTGCTGTCCAGCAGCTCCTCATTGAAGGAGATTGATAAAGCATCACTGGTGGAGAGCGGTCGACGTGGACGATATATATTTGATCCACCTGAGACAAAACATCAGAGATCAGCCTATGGATGAGTAACAACTGTAAAACAGCTTGTATTAAAATTGTATGAAAGGTTCTGTGACGTTGCCCTTTCTCCTAAACCACACATAACAATAGCATGTCAGCAAAAACCAGAGACACATTAAATCACAGAAACAGATGTGATATCTCAGGAAGCATACTTCAGTGTTATGTGACAGTAGAGagtggtattttaaaaaaaacaaccctATAACACATTTAAGTATGGAAATGGGAAAAAAGCGAAACATGATTTTTACCCTCAAAGTTATGTGAAGAGGACAGAGATTCTTCACTTTTAGCAGATCGTAGTGTTCCATTGTCTCCTCTTCCACCTATCAAGTAAGCCAGAGTTTAACTACTTTTTTTGGGGTAATTAccatattgacccgaatataagacaatgttttttttcttggaaatacatctgaaaaaacacggtcgtcttatattcagggtctagagactttgacatgtcaataatacacccacaacaataggtggcacTAAATACACGTAAAACGAGTGTgtcatgaaatatgtaatgtaatgtttgttgtaaagatcgcgagtgaaaacaaaagaaaaagaaaagcttacagctaCACCAGTCATGACTGTCATGTTAggctgatgggaccaaacttcctctgtaagtgatttttaacgtaagacagtacccagatttgaagactacaataagatttcacttctactgttaataaaagtttggtaggctactatgggATAGATAGCCTAAATGTcctaattcagatgggctattTACCATActtccaaaacaaaaattaaaataggaaaaatatgcaatatgaaaataatttaagacaaAATGTGTTTCACTGAGAGAAaattggttttcaaaaagcctttttccaaaaggtacatttgGAAataggggggtcgtcttatattcgggttaatacggtaatacttttattaagcaaggatgcattaaggtcatcaaaagtgacagtaaaaacttttatattcctacaaaagatttctatttaaaataaaattatgttcttttgaacttcctattcatcaaagaatcaggaaaaaaatatattttataatattagggatatttcacccaaaaatgaaaactctgtcattaattactcaccctcatgtcgttccaaacccataagacctttgttcatcttcggaacacaaattaagatatttttgattgaacccctgatgtcacatgtcCTTACTACTGtacgtttctgggccttgaacatttcAATTAcactgctgtctatggagggtcagaaagttctcggatttcatccaaaatatcttaatttgtgttccaaagatgaacagtcttatgggtttggaacgacatgagggtaagtaattaaagacagaattttaatttttgggtgaactatccctttaaccagaacaactgttttcaacatggaaaatgagaaatgttaatTGAGgaccaaatcagcaaattagaatgatttctgaaggatcacgtgacactgaataccagagtaatgatgctgaaaattcgaCTTTtccatcactggaataaattatatttcacattattatacaattataaaaaaacaGTTCTTTCTAATGAACAGTTCCATAATTGCTTTTGAGCATTGCGTATAGTGTGAATATCATGACTAAAATGCCCTCTAGgttaggcagctcactaggattTGTAACAAATACAGGTTGATATTAAATGGAGAGTTGAAGCTGTACCTGGAAGGGGAGCGGTTTTCATCTCATTGGGCTCACTGGGATGACGGTGCAGTTTGGGCTTGGCAGTAGCAGAGGACTTTCCCATATTAAAGAAGGAAAACAAGTTTCCCACAGGAGACTTCTTCGCCTTGGTTGAGCCTTTTTTCCTACATTTACCAGCAACAGTAACCGGTTACTACTTCACATCTGCATTTTTTCGAAATGATGAAAATATCACAATACTAAAACCAGTACAAACTGACAGACCTCTCAGAAGGGAAGTCGATGACAGTGTGGAACTTGCCCTGCAGGGCTGCAGGCCCCTCTCCCACATCAATATACTTGCTGTCCGGAGACACAGGAGAGATGAGCTGAGCTTGAGTCCGGGCCTGGGCTTCCTCTAGAGAAAGCAGCTTGGTGGATGGAGGGCTCACCAGTAGAGACTTGGGTCGAGCTAAAGTAGTGTGGCCTGTGGATTCAGGTTAGAGTTATGAGCTCATTTAAGATCCTCATTAGTAGATTCTCATCTAAAAATCAATTCTGGTAAGAGTAGAATTGCAGAGGCTCATTTCTCACCTGTGCTGTGGCGGATCAGAGTGCTGAGTTTGGGACTGAAAAGAACATCGACGTGATTAAGGATGAACTCCACAACAACCGACTGAACACGCACTTCCATGAAAGCAGAGGTGCCGCTGAAACACGCCGACTCAATCTGTTTAGACCTGCAACAATTGAGGAACAAGGAATGAATGCAACATTTTTGACACAAATCGCATCTTTACAGACAAATTTACCAAAACAAAGTTACCTGAGAAGATTTGGAGCCCAGACAATTGCAagatttttgcagtgcatgttGGTGACGGCACTATATGTTCCCATACGGGATAAATGTCTCATGAGGAACTCAAGACTCCTGGAAACaaagcataaaaacaaagtTTTCCATTACTATCATTATGTATTAAAGGCACAGTTCACCCAAAGATAAAAACTGTCATCTTTTACTttccctcatgtcgttctaaatcTTTAcgactgtatttattttgtggaagAACATTTTTGTCCAAAACAACCACTGGTTTCCACTGACTTTGTGTGAACAAAAAAATATCGTTCTTCAAAATCGTtccgcaaaaaaaaaatgaaagtcaaacaggtttgaaataaaatgagtaagttaatgatgacagaacttccatttttgattaaactatcactttaaatctaaacagaaacacatattcatatttacattatttttcacatattaaCCCAACACCAAGAGCACAAAAGAATGATGTAATCATCTGATGAAGAGAAAACTACACTTCTCTTTTTCATCAGCAGAGGATGCTGTGCGCTCATCTAACCTGTAGTGTGGTGGAGGCAGCTGCTGTATGACGTCATGGACTTTGACCAGCCTCTCCTCATCAGTGGCTGCTGATACAGCATCCTGTGAAAATATGCCAAAGCATCACCTCTGTGTTCCGATACTGGTACTACACAGTTACAGAACATTAGTGTGTCCGTGTAGAAGTGGTTCGATGCTTACTGAAAATTTCTCATATAGCTGGTAGGTCAGCAGTGGGTTGGGCAGCTCCCGGAAGTAGAGTTTGCACAGCGATCCCACTGAATGAATGTCCTGGACGTAGCTGTCCTTAGTGAGATCTGGAACATGCTCCGAGTCAAACTCGTGCCTATAGACACAAGAGGGTAATGCATTTTCTTTAGACTGATCATTTTATACCTATATTCGACTCAACAAATCCTGAAAAAGCCTAATAAATTATGGTATATTCGTGCGAGGCTCTTGTAGCTAATACCACTCTTTATACTTGGTTATATGGAAAGAAACTTTCCTTTTGATTGTCATTGTGTGTTGTACAGAATTTTGTGGTTTTATACAGCAgcagatttatttaaacaaatcatGTTCTGAACGCCTACAACACTAAACTGATTGAGAACGAAGTAAATGAAAGTTAAATTATGGCccctaaaaaaaaactttggccCCAAGTTCATAcattactattcaaaagttgggggtttaaaagattttatttctttctttttttatatatatactattattCCACAAATATGACATTGACAGTAAGTTACAGTAAAGacgtttataatgtttaaaaaattatatttcaaataaatgctgttcttttcaacagtctattgaaaaattaaaaatatgcatcatagtttccacaaaaatgttaagcatcttcaaaactgttttcaaaactgataattataagaaatgtttctcgagcagcaaatcagcatattagaatgatttctgaaggatcatgtgacactgaagactggagtaatcatGCTGAAATTTCtgctgaataaattacatttcaaaatatattaaatcagaaattagttattttaaattacaataatattttcaatattaaatattttcaaataaatgcagccttggtgaacataacaCACTTGCACTTACTTATTATACCgaccccaaacctttaaacAGTAGTGCATTTTAATTTCTATGAATTTTCCAgccatgaaaaataaataaacctcaCCTCAGTTTCTGAATGTTAGATGAAATCCCAGATAAGCGGTAAATTCCGTCCACGACTCCATGTCTCTCAATGAACTCAGTGCAGCTTCTGATGACCTGTGGAACTGTTGGAGCAATACATTAAACCTGcactttaaatatgaattacacaattcaaatgaaatatttagatGCAATAAACATCCCCttaatgtctctctctctcctctcaccATCATGGCCCGAGTTAAGCAAATGCTCTCCAAGATCACAGCCGAACACTCTCTCTTTCAGGATACCTCGCTGTTTCAGCTTCTGCTTGGTGGGACGCGACTTCATGAACGTGCGCAGAAATGTGATCAGTTTTCCGTGCTTCTTAGACACtacagaaaatgaaaataacaaaactTTTAAATCAATGCTGCCAGCTAGTAACAAACTGTACCTCTAAATATGCTAAGGCTGACTtaaaaattcatttgaaattgaataaattatgtacCTATAACAGAAAACTGATATAGAGGAAAATTGTTTTTCTTCTGCCTTCAAATCTTAGTCTtagtattataaaaaaaaaaaaaaagtgtgtaatgTTTAAATACGGTTTATTTAATTACACTGATCActtgatgagttaataatataccTTAATGAActaatgaaataataatcaaGTGTCATCAATTTAATTGATGAAATATAGGGTGTTATAATTATACTATATttttacactaaaataaaaaaaataaaaagtgtgtaCCTGGTTTGGCCAAAGAGTTGGTCACATTTGAAGGGATTTTCTCACTAATGAGTTCCACACATTCAGAAGGAAAAAATCCCACCTGTGAATAGAAAAATAAcacactgaataaaagtaaatgcTTCATAGCTCACTTCATTTCTACAAAAGGCAAAATTATCATAATTAGGCCAACTCTTTCAACAGTCTAAAATCTCTTAAAGACACAGCTGTGAATAAGTCTGTGAATCCCTCTGTACATAACATTTACAATCTAGTGCAGCACTACATGAATAGATTATAGTCCTCCATATCAGTAGCAATTACTTTACGACACATTTATCACCACTAAAATGCCTCCCTTGTCAGCAATAGAGAAAGATGACTAATGAATCGATGTTTTGACTCAGATGTGACATAAAAGCTGCAAAAACAAGTTTCGGATGTAAAGCAAACTGATGACAGTTTCCAACACATACAGGCTTTTTCatgaaacttaaaataaataaaataaaatataaacacagCATACTTGAAATCCATGTTTGCCCCTCCACCAGCCAGTGTCTTCTTTAGGAGGCATATCAATCACTGATACTATGTCTCCAACCTTTTGAAGAGAAATTATGCTTCAGTTACCAATACCAAATCCAAAAATACTAtgcaacaaaatatatatatatatatatatatatatatatatatatatatatataaatacctCAAAAGAGAGTTCATCTGCTGCTTGGGCAATGTAGCGCTTTATGACATGGGCCGCAGCTACAGCAGGAACATTAATAGAGGATTCGTCATGAACCAGCAAGTGATTCCCTTTGTTATCAATCTAGGAGAGTGAAGAAGAATCAAATATATGAACACATGCATATAAtcagaaaccaaaaaaaaacatcacctTATGTAATGACTTCATATTTCCTTTTACGATGACTCGAAAGGTGCAACATCAGTGTGAAACAAACAATATGCTGGGAAAGAGCAAGCTCGTGCGACTGAACACGTTGAGACAAGTAAAGTCAGGTGTCTCTTATCCTAGTTAATGACTAACTGCATATAAAAAAAACGGGTGTGAACTGTTGTTTTATACACTAAGTCTGAAGTCTGTCCTAAAATGGGATTGTGTTTTATGAGACATTGTGAGcaatttactgttgttaaagcAAAGGTGTTAAACACACCTCTTTTGTTAAACACACCGTGCCACGGTCAATTCGCTGCCAATCGCGTCTATATTTAAGAGGCAGGATTTGGGCAGGCAGCCACAGGAAGCATTCAGGTGTAGTGTAGGTTAAAAATCAGGAGTGACATTAATACCTCCATCCATGTGAGTGCTGGCCCGCAGTTGATCTTGTTATCAGCGATGGCTGAGAGACGGGAAATGTACGCAGTAAGCATCTGGGAAAGGGTCTGTGGAGAAAGAACAGAAACCGAGCAAGGATAATAAACAAAGAGACAATTTTCAACACTCTCATTGTGCTCCCTTTTGAGATATAAGCCTTTGATCCAACACAATAGCTTGGTTCCAAAGCCTAGTGAGTGGCCTTGTTTTCTGCTATCTACAGCTATCTACTGTACCTtctaaggggaaaaaaaattgaccctcaAAACACTGATTTAATATGATCTACATGGGCAGCAACATGATGTGACATAAATAGATCTCTGTACAGGAAGCATGTTTGAGTTTGacgttagcatgttgctaagctaactaTACAATACTCTATAGACCTTATGCAGCTCCACCACTTTTGTGTCATTGTTTTCTGTCTTCCAGTTTGTATTTCCATAGTGTGAAGGTAAGATTTTacaaatttatgaatgaattccGTTCTACTACTATTTGTAACGACATCTTCAAACATTATGATGCTCGTGATAACTtttgtgaactcttcaacaagtAAATCCACTTAACCAGCTAACTACTAGAAATATATACAACTGCAatataaacacaatatatacacaacacacaaaTATTGCAGGAGCAGGGCTCCAGAAGTAAAAATCACATTGATTTTCTTCATAGGGAAAGTGATTTTTGACGAGAACCTTTTAAAGACAGACCTAATGTGAGCTATGAAGTTGTTAATCGATGGTATATGCTTTGTTGAAGCCATTGTTTCAATCATGTTTGACAGCGCATGGtggaaaaactacattacccatgattctgAAAAGAAATCTCCAACAATCACAGAATCTAAACAAGCAAATTGCACCAAGTGAACTCCCATGAAGTGTTGCAAATGATGTAATTGAGTACTACTTAATAGTTGTGTATATGcgcatgttttaatttaaatcaaagtttgtgttgttgcagtCATGGCTTTTAACTCTTTAACgaagactttttaaaatttcctGTGAGAAAAATACTTCCGGAACCACATGGTGGTTGGGCAGTGTTGTGCTCTATTGAGAAAATAGTGATTTTTTAATTAGACTGTTATTAACAATAACAGTTTTAATTAGACTaactttaacaatattttttcagTACTGAATGAATTGCATAAGCATTTCCATTTCCAGCCACgatttaaaattttcactgCACTGGGACTGTCTTCACCAAGGATACATGTAGACAGTCaatata
It encodes:
- the arhgap32a gene encoding rho GTPase-activating protein 32; this encodes MEACSGTAAVTHGRAPTPLRDACSHDPCEGPHPEEDEGEEDRSLQPAETAGWEDAIAVMARGTPMVPGLPAESSLRSCASTASMKVKNVKKLSLTKGHFPRLAECAHFHYENVDFGSVQLSLSEDQNDLTHNGLDSKESVYLVQICCQGRKWTVRRSYKEFRVLDKHLHLCIYDRRFSQLPELPRLDNLKDKPETLSQMLTAYISRLSAIADNKINCGPALTWMEIDNKGNHLLVHDESSINVPAVAAAHVIKRYIAQAADELSFEVGDIVSVIDMPPKEDTGWWRGKHGFQVGFFPSECVELISEKIPSNVTNSLAKPVSKKHGKLITFLRTFMKSRPTKQKLKQRGILKERVFGCDLGEHLLNSGHDVPQVIRSCTEFIERHGVVDGIYRLSGISSNIQKLRHEFDSEHVPDLTKDSYVQDIHSVGSLCKLYFRELPNPLLTYQLYEKFSDAVSAATDEERLVKVHDVIQQLPPPHYRSLEFLMRHLSRMGTYSAVTNMHCKNLAIVWAPNLLRSKQIESACFSGTSAFMEVRVQSVVVEFILNHVDVLFSPKLSTLIRHSTGHTTLARPKSLLVSPPSTKLLSLEEAQARTQAQLISPVSPDSKYIDVGEGPAALQGKFHTVIDFPSERKKGSTKAKKSPVGNLFSFFNMGKSSATAKPKLHRHPSEPNEMKTAPLPGGRGDNGTLRSAKSEESLSSSHNFEGGSNIYRPRRPLSTSDALSISFNEELLDSRLTGDSRSSLKDNKKDTVSSSSCVPVLISPPHPTADAEFIGIASLDIDPLAFQSTQLVGPTVPETKKRGSRKKARSSHTESETSDKVTSPSQPPDLIPLRSEDANHKPSEVPVTSNNLELGTSKTGHESTAKSSVAKNSTVSCPSDIMSLVKKPSVSTKGGEGHQRSASFCKAESRSTDVKEHRRADSGAVTFECTPGLVRSVSLITPQPAVKSAARMLALALAESAQQATRLSKRGSSEPPTPISPVHHQNPLFTLQFPPPLQTSSDREVRYVSSRIFPDPSSTMSTESHTDAGSLRSTCACHGSESGLSFSDGCDAPAGGQRTHVPSQDFSPRRDPEIQRASESHTTMRDNIRHVGVGTDGGGSSFDAEMEVRGSLQPTPSERFSSLDSHSAIEALHNKQAANAANFRAILAETSMPASVHEVLPQASSTPASVVYQYKPRDQRSDYSQQWSSPVGQSTHYYQPDDGRPHPRVLSRNYCNTFAPRSLHQSIKYKGQREDYSSVGLYKHGGPRYPPLDGASVYPTIRRVRSVHTPPEDKFFFLQRQGSQSKPYQKPPPTDIQQVRPYFEDGKVRYRYSPYSEARYNQYRENSHGYTLSYTLSKLPSRSSKVMGSTENYHKPLRNLPVNNESDFMTRDAGLQPRMKNPSLYEAFNSGLSDRHFIQSIRQENAAKERLLGPVVSQPHLVRGDHQCQETMHTRSRSNSGKEMLISTEGADGKYRVTMVSHYSPEHPLSEPDMPVPSKSDRHGGGQGAKSAFIMKQSRSMHNYPQHRLESAALPRNLTLHKEYSCPDFKHSGSSDSFSAANRNQDRLMYKTLSNSKEDYHYIHAISRDPQRSKRSQSVKTRHPSGQTKMTLERDHRLSFSSQSRTRTRSMYVPSRSDYSESYVSMHPKVPKASRASSGVFPNYGCMPLHNNRLYSTAVGHKGFHQTELRPEMQIYAE